A DNA window from Chlamydia felis Fe/C-56 contains the following coding sequences:
- a CDS encoding membrane protein — protein MSLPSFPPPSCPPPGKNNLYHLQTNPQDPCCVRALRLVAYVLLHIITLGLLLLFHYCRHHGEEETLLPVPVIPVTPPTQEPTQTPKPRPQVYSPTVPVHSPSPLPLPISREPLQQPIPQQVSTDLLPKRPQDQKQPATKASLDLPAATQPTPPPAATPPPAALPPTQAKTKLPTLTEILDKIQSIGLVPTGVDRKSLEAMAFFNEQGLSPNGARLTITPAQILNPLFVATYPKRVRSSFRIVMQDLEKTILTGNPRDEKVQVAHLLLNQLRHLENNYYLVDVPGDGNCFYRSFHIGWACSLIRSGDPQACEKEAQRILAMPFAQSSEKNRRLSERMAEIIRLYQNYTNVKDLYDHVLLSPVYTSTAISYLRNLALFTMDENRFAVLGAEENIRAVILGQMIDAPDVLADVLKKLIQTEPSGPILQHLFRGNVLPITGAADQGALVLEFLPQLLLKQQSLQQLSQEQQQTAAQFQAWLNELMDVLSAVLVSGDLTEEHSVAIISNFPKEIRGHYQKFFQSIEASRQGVALPTPLILLAFILSHPSCAEHYSPCAAFLTQAQNILKGVLANEKSLSAFLGWHGEKAKILNEKLQACWSQKQASSFIEIALSLCNGFKASGTIVQLRQAYKRIAKLLQSTPQTVSKDQLQVSLNTITAHIQQSHNLQSAYREFSTSPIFAKLKVKSPSTPQDPVYLEGVKMFFFLLQYPSLLQNRTIANATKQVMLIYHPFLQQALRKKENASNILSIGESIFGAFCWTAPEFRNNVTPQTIESTLSLLARDPAALSLCPGMRTDFLQVMNLEDPVRTTALLNDVRLTYPQMWETFIQHTDVVGHRATPQNATKPFSQTLPEDVLLYSFLNTHPQILDNNTPLTPRLHAYISEQTERVKTHIVNNIAHWTTLFWANLNSIMTYNALQRVFLFALARRENTHPEASQTLIHDLNSMDIRELMHLFNSVNTQAEDEHISAISSALGSLALCQYLADGNLTQSVSQLTPLANTQGFFQTDYTPEHQARIFVLRANNHYNCLLPKDANDTSKAENAGSPSNP, from the coding sequence ATGAGCCTACCTTCTTTTCCCCCACCTTCCTGTCCTCCTCCAGGAAAAAATAACCTGTACCACCTACAAACCAATCCTCAGGATCCCTGCTGTGTTCGAGCACTAAGACTGGTTGCTTACGTGCTACTACACATCATTACCCTGGGTCTGCTTCTGCTTTTCCACTACTGTAGGCACCACGGGGAAGAAGAGACTTTATTACCCGTACCCGTGATTCCTGTAACACCTCCGACTCAAGAACCAACGCAGACTCCGAAGCCAAGGCCTCAAGTCTATTCGCCCACTGTACCCGTGCATTCTCCGAGTCCCCTTCCCCTCCCCATCTCTAGGGAGCCTCTACAACAACCCATACCGCAACAAGTCTCTACAGACCTCCTCCCTAAAAGGCCACAGGATCAAAAACAACCCGCAACCAAAGCTTCTTTAGACCTTCCTGCAGCTACGCAACCAACACCCCCACCAGCTGCGACGCCTCCCCCCGCTGCTCTACCCCCTACACAGGCGAAAACAAAATTACCGACGCTAACAGAGATCCTCGATAAAATACAAAGTATCGGACTCGTACCTACGGGAGTAGATCGGAAATCTTTAGAGGCTATGGCATTCTTCAATGAGCAAGGACTTTCCCCCAATGGTGCCCGTTTAACTATTACGCCCGCACAAATTCTTAATCCTCTATTTGTAGCCACGTACCCTAAGCGAGTCCGCTCATCCTTTCGAATTGTGATGCAAGATCTTGAAAAGACTATCCTTACAGGGAACCCTCGGGATGAAAAGGTCCAAGTTGCCCATTTATTGCTAAATCAGTTACGACACCTTGAAAACAACTATTATCTTGTTGATGTTCCTGGTGATGGAAACTGTTTCTACCGTTCCTTCCATATAGGTTGGGCATGTTCTTTAATACGTTCTGGAGATCCTCAGGCATGCGAAAAAGAAGCTCAAAGGATTTTAGCCATGCCCTTTGCCCAGTCGTCAGAAAAAAATCGCCGGCTTTCTGAACGCATGGCCGAAATTATTAGATTGTACCAAAACTACACTAATGTAAAGGATCTATACGATCACGTACTTTTGTCTCCTGTATATACATCAACGGCAATTTCCTACCTACGTAATCTCGCTCTCTTTACCATGGATGAAAATCGCTTCGCGGTTTTGGGAGCAGAGGAAAACATTCGGGCAGTAATCTTGGGTCAAATGATAGACGCTCCGGATGTATTAGCGGATGTCTTGAAAAAGCTCATCCAAACAGAACCATCTGGACCTATTTTACAACACCTATTCCGTGGTAATGTCTTGCCAATAACGGGAGCCGCAGATCAAGGGGCCCTTGTCTTAGAGTTCTTACCCCAACTTCTTCTCAAGCAACAAAGCCTTCAACAACTCTCTCAGGAACAACAGCAAACAGCCGCGCAATTTCAAGCATGGTTAAATGAGTTGATGGACGTACTATCCGCTGTCTTAGTTTCTGGAGATTTAACCGAGGAACACTCTGTCGCAATCATATCAAACTTCCCTAAAGAAATTCGGGGACATTACCAAAAGTTCTTCCAATCTATAGAAGCATCAAGACAGGGAGTTGCTTTACCCACTCCTTTGATTCTTCTTGCCTTCATTCTTTCTCATCCTTCATGTGCAGAACACTACAGCCCATGTGCAGCCTTTTTAACCCAGGCACAAAATATCCTCAAAGGAGTTTTAGCCAACGAAAAAAGTCTATCAGCCTTCCTAGGGTGGCACGGAGAAAAAGCAAAAATTCTTAATGAGAAGTTACAGGCTTGTTGGTCTCAAAAACAGGCTAGTAGTTTTATTGAGATTGCTCTAAGCCTCTGTAATGGATTTAAAGCCTCGGGGACAATTGTACAACTACGTCAAGCCTATAAACGCATCGCCAAATTACTCCAATCCACCCCACAGACAGTTTCTAAAGATCAGTTACAAGTCTCTTTGAATACTATCACCGCACATATTCAACAAAGTCATAATTTACAATCAGCCTATAGAGAATTCTCAACTTCTCCGATATTTGCAAAATTAAAAGTAAAATCCCCATCGACCCCTCAGGATCCCGTATATTTAGAGGGAGTCAAGATGTTCTTCTTCCTATTACAGTATCCTTCCCTATTGCAAAATCGGACAATCGCAAACGCTACAAAGCAAGTTATGCTGATTTACCACCCGTTCCTACAACAAGCTTTGAGAAAGAAAGAGAATGCATCTAACATCTTATCCATTGGAGAAAGCATTTTCGGAGCTTTCTGTTGGACCGCTCCCGAATTTAGAAATAACGTAACCCCCCAAACTATTGAATCTACACTATCTCTATTAGCCAGGGATCCTGCAGCGCTCTCTCTCTGTCCAGGTATGCGTACGGATTTCCTCCAGGTCATGAATTTAGAAGACCCCGTACGAACCACGGCTTTACTTAACGACGTACGACTAACATATCCTCAAATGTGGGAGACATTTATTCAGCATACGGATGTAGTAGGTCATAGAGCAACGCCTCAAAATGCTACCAAACCCTTTAGTCAAACTCTTCCTGAGGATGTCCTGCTTTATAGCTTCTTAAATACGCATCCACAGATTTTGGATAACAATACACCTCTGACACCCCGTCTACATGCGTATATCTCTGAGCAAACAGAACGTGTTAAAACTCATATTGTAAACAATATTGCCCATTGGACAACATTGTTCTGGGCGAATCTCAACTCAATTATGACTTACAACGCTCTACAAAGAGTATTCTTATTCGCATTAGCACGTAGGGAAAATACGCACCCAGAGGCATCTCAGACTCTCATTCATGACCTGAATTCTATGGATATTCGGGAACTTATGCATCTGTTTAACTCTGTAAATACGCAAGCTGAAGACGAGCATATTAGCGCTATTTCTTCGGCTTTGGGTTCATTAGCTCTTTGTCAATATTTAGCAGATGGAAATTTAACACAAAGCGTAAGCCAACTCACCCCGCTGGCAAATACGCAAGGATTCTTCCAAACGGACTATACTCCGGAACACCAGGCTCGAATTTTTGTCTTACGTGCGAACAATCACTATAACTGCTTACTGCCGAAAGATGCTAATGATACTTCGAAAGCAGAAAATGCAGGAAGTCCATCGAATCCATAA
- a CDS encoding transporter substrate-binding domain-containing protein — protein MKQFTFYLKALFCGICLFLAGCSSSVNRDEIWVVGTNATYPPFEFIDETGKVVGFDMDLAEAISEKLGKKLKVTEFSFDALILNLKKHRIDAILSGMSITRSRQKEIAMIPYHGEGVCELTIVSKQPISKEGILPLSQYSSVAVQTGTFLEDYLLSLPGVCVRSFDSTLEVLMEVRGKKSPIAVLEPDVARVVLKEFSDLHTTKVDLPEDWWVLGCGLGIAKDRPEHINEVQKALEELRADGTIHKLEQKWKLD, from the coding sequence ATGAAACAGTTTACTTTTTATTTGAAAGCCCTATTTTGTGGAATTTGTTTATTCTTAGCGGGTTGCAGCTCCTCTGTTAATAGAGACGAAATTTGGGTAGTAGGGACTAACGCTACCTACCCTCCCTTTGAGTTTATTGATGAAACAGGCAAGGTTGTGGGTTTTGATATGGATCTTGCGGAGGCCATTAGTGAAAAACTTGGCAAAAAATTGAAAGTCACAGAGTTTTCGTTTGATGCGTTGATTCTAAATTTGAAGAAACATCGCATAGATGCTATCTTGTCTGGAATGTCGATTACCCGATCGCGTCAGAAAGAGATTGCTATGATTCCCTATCACGGGGAAGGCGTTTGTGAGCTAACTATCGTATCCAAACAACCCATAAGTAAAGAGGGTATTCTTCCTTTATCTCAATACTCTTCAGTTGCTGTTCAAACAGGCACCTTCCTTGAAGATTATTTACTATCCCTTCCGGGAGTTTGTGTCCGTTCTTTCGATAGTACTTTGGAAGTGTTGATGGAAGTACGTGGTAAAAAATCCCCAATAGCTGTTCTTGAACCCGATGTGGCTCGTGTAGTATTGAAAGAGTTCTCTGATCTACATACGACCAAAGTGGATCTTCCCGAAGATTGGTGGGTTTTAGGTTGTGGCTTGGGAATAGCAAAAGATCGTCCCGAACATATAAATGAAGTGCAAAAAGCCTTGGAAGAGCTGCGGGCTGACGGAACGATTCATAAATTAGAACAAAAATGGAAATTAGATTAA
- a CDS encoding MBL fold metallo-hydrolase — protein MDKGSLGDLSSGKLTFLGSGNPEGIPVAFCSCAVCTGKQIQRLRPSVLVEWAEKKFLIDVGPDFRQQMLENNIQKLDGVFLTHPHYDHIGGIDDLRVWYVLHQRSLPVVLSAFTYKYLCKSREHIVFPQGGDSSLSASLDFTILNEEYGESTFLDLPYTYVSYYQKSCEVMGYRFGNLAYLTDMNRYDQEIFSYLSGVETLILSASPNQPPAAFSGRGYAHFTMSQAEDFASYVGAKKLIITHISHNLQKELADYSDKLCAYDGMEVSWSL, from the coding sequence GTGGACAAAGGTTCTCTGGGAGATCTTTCATCGGGAAAGTTGACCTTTTTAGGATCAGGAAATCCTGAGGGGATTCCTGTTGCCTTTTGTTCCTGTGCGGTCTGCACAGGGAAACAAATACAACGTTTACGCCCTTCCGTGCTTGTTGAATGGGCCGAGAAGAAATTTCTCATAGATGTTGGTCCTGATTTCCGTCAGCAAATGTTAGAAAACAATATTCAGAAACTTGATGGAGTTTTTCTTACGCATCCCCACTATGATCATATTGGGGGTATCGATGATTTGCGAGTTTGGTATGTGCTTCATCAGCGTTCTCTTCCCGTCGTGCTTTCTGCGTTTACTTATAAATATCTCTGCAAGTCTCGTGAGCATATTGTTTTTCCTCAAGGTGGAGATTCCTCTCTTTCCGCTTCACTAGATTTTACAATTTTAAATGAAGAATATGGCGAGAGTACTTTTTTGGATCTTCCCTATACTTATGTTTCCTATTATCAAAAATCCTGCGAGGTTATGGGATACCGTTTTGGGAATCTTGCGTATCTTACCGATATGAATAGATATGATCAGGAGATTTTTAGCTATCTTTCCGGAGTAGAAACTCTTATTCTATCCGCTTCACCTAACCAGCCACCTGCAGCTTTTTCTGGACGTGGCTACGCACATTTTACTATGAGTCAGGCTGAAGATTTTGCTTCCTATGTGGGAGCAAAGAAATTAATCATCACGCATATAAGTCATAACTTGCAAAAAGAGTTGGCAGATTATTCTGATAAGTTATGTGCTTATGATGGCATGGAAGTTTCCTGGTCTTTATAA